The Tolypothrix sp. PCC 7712 genome includes a window with the following:
- a CDS encoding tetratricopeptide repeat protein: MRFHNISLSFLALVIATASTPINFSLWASPGELRVLAQTQADRKAEADRLLKQGKEQYQISQFEAALQSWQQALIIYREIKNRQGEADTLRGVGAAYYELADYTKAINYNQQSLLIAQEIKDRLGEGHTLRGLGNAYLSFRNYAKAIDCYQKSLAIAREIKDRQGEGRSLGNLGIVYKNQGDYTKAIEHYQQSLVMAREIKDRKGEENVLGNLGVAYYELRNYAKAIEYQQQSLALAREINDRKGEGQSLGNLGLAYSDLGEYAKAIEYYQQSLVIARETKDRYTEGTFLGNLGNAYESVGDYTKAIEYHSSSLAIAREIKDRNGEGNALGNLGNLNYYLGEYAKAIDYYQQSLAIKREINDRLDEGAVLGNLGNSYFSLGEYTKAIESHQQYLAIAQKINDRKGQENALGNLGNAYYALGDYPKAIEYHSSSLAIAREIKDLKGEGQSLGNLGNAYDALGDYTKAIEYQQQYLVIARKIKDRNGEGKALGSLGLAYDALGDYAKAIEYQKQRLAMAREIKDLTGEGISLNNLGLTLYKAGNLQEAEKTLYTGIEVWESLRGRLGKNDSYKISIFEVQAKTYPILQQVLIAQNKTKEALEISERGRSRAFVELLASRFSSKTTGRILENPVDQPTISLLQQIAKQQNATLVEYSIINGEIKVQGKPQIKESELYIWVIKPTGEVTFLYV, encoded by the coding sequence ATGCGTTTTCACAACATTAGTCTGAGTTTCCTGGCTCTGGTTATCGCCACGGCTTCCACTCCGATAAATTTCAGCCTTTGGGCCTCACCAGGAGAATTACGAGTACTAGCGCAAACACAAGCGGATCGCAAAGCCGAAGCAGACAGGTTGCTAAAGCAAGGTAAAGAGCAGTATCAAATCAGTCAATTTGAAGCTGCATTACAGTCTTGGCAACAAGCGCTGATTATCTATCGAGAAATAAAAAACCGTCAAGGTGAGGCGGATACTCTGCGTGGAGTGGGGGCTGCTTACTATGAGCTGGCCGACTACACCAAAGCGATTAATTACAACCAGCAGAGTTTGCTGATCGCACAGGAAATCAAAGACCGCTTAGGTGAGGGGCATACTCTGCGTGGTTTGGGAAATGCTTACTTATCCTTCAGAAACTATGCCAAGGCAATTGATTGCTACCAGAAGAGTTTGGCGATCGCGCGGGAAATCAAAGACCGCCAAGGCGAGGGGAGATCTCTGGGCAATTTGGGAATTGTTTACAAGAACCAGGGAGATTACACTAAGGCAATTGAGCACTACCAGCAGAGTTTAGTGATGGCGCGGGAAATCAAAGACCGCAAAGGAGAGGAGAATGTTCTAGGCAATCTAGGAGTTGCTTACTATGAGTTGAGAAATTATGCTAAGGCGATTGAGTATCAGCAGCAAAGTCTAGCGCTCGCGCGGGAAATTAACGACCGCAAAGGAGAGGGGCAGTCTCTGGGTAATTTGGGACTTGCTTATTCTGATCTGGGAGAATACGCCAAAGCAATTGAGTACTACCAGCAGAGTCTAGTGATCGCGCGGGAAACCAAAGACCGCTACACGGAGGGGACATTTCTGGGTAATCTGGGAAATGCTTACGAATCCGTAGGAGATTACACCAAAGCGATTGAGTACCACTCCTCAAGTTTGGCTATTGCTAGAGAAATCAAAGACAGAAACGGGGAAGGGAATGCTCTGGGCAATCTGGGAAATCTTAACTATTATCTGGGAGAATATGCCAAGGCAATTGATTATTACCAGCAAAGTTTGGCGATTAAAAGGGAAATCAATGACCGCCTAGATGAGGGAGCAGTTCTGGGCAATCTGGGAAATTCTTACTTCTCCTTGGGAGAATACACCAAAGCGATTGAGTCTCACCAGCAGTATTTGGCGATCGCACAGAAAATCAATGACCGCAAAGGGCAGGAGAATGCTCTAGGTAATCTGGGAAATGCCTACTATGCTCTAGGGGACTACCCTAAAGCCATTGAATACCACTCCTCAAGTTTGGCGATCGCACGGGAAATTAAAGACCTCAAAGGGGAAGGGCAGTCTCTGGGTAATCTGGGAAATGCTTACGATGCTCTAGGAGACTACACCAAGGCTATTGAATACCAGCAACAGTATTTGGTGATCGCGCGGAAAATTAAAGACCGAAACGGAGAGGGGAAAGCTCTAGGTAGTTTGGGACTTGCTTACGATGCACTGGGAGACTACGCCAAGGCGATTGAATATCAGAAGCAGAGATTGGCAATGGCGCGTGAAATCAAAGACCTCACTGGAGAAGGAATAAGTCTGAATAATTTAGGATTAACTCTCTACAAAGCAGGCAATCTCCAAGAAGCTGAAAAAACCCTCTATACTGGCATTGAAGTTTGGGAATCTCTTAGAGGAAGATTGGGTAAAAATGATAGCTACAAAATCTCAATTTTTGAGGTTCAAGCTAAAACTTACCCCATACTGCAACAAGTCCTGATTGCTCAAAATAAAACTAAGGAAGCTCTAGAAATTTCTGAGCGGGGACGTAGTAGGGCATTTGTAGAGTTATTAGCTTCTCGCTTTTCTAGCAAAACTACAGGACGAATCCTCGAAAATCCTGTTGATCAACCTACAATATCCCTACTGCAACAAATCGCCAAACAACAAAATGCTACTCTGGTTGAATATTCAATTATTAATGGTGAGATCAAAGTTCAGGGTAAACCACAAATTAAGGAATCAGAACTCTACATTTGGGTAATCAAACCTACAGGTGAAGTTACCTTCCTGTACGTTTAA
- a CDS encoding ATP-binding protein, whose protein sequence is MTPEPAHSPHLLVFRGREVFAQYNPEQISIYRDNPLIEALPPLLTEEQAFISLSLLPRYDAQERLLPNHERLHLIQEVLQFFQPLPVHIDLEQRFARLIRSGYRARNPASREFFHDISQKVEALVTNQVPPSRLRSTANGFTIIGMSGVGKTTAVESVLQLYPQVINHSYYRNRDFTLGQIVWLKLDCPFDGSIKGLCLNFFQAVDDLLDTSYYQHYAGKGRRTVDELIPAMARVASLHCLGVLVIDELQNLSEAKSGGHKKMLNFFVGLINTIGLPVVLVGTYKAWSVLSGEFRQMRRGTGQGDLLWHPMPENDTWQFFIESLWRYQYTLYPCPLNPQLAHTLYYETQGITDFAIKVYMLAQIRAITTGKEKVTEAIIRSVAKDCLCLAAPVLSALKRGDKVELQKFEDVYLVDIEPYFQEAAEKLTLQVINGSVKENTPNESTVANSQADSCPKKPPHAKPSTSFGSQSVKPDESGLPEIVASGVKQKVGAYESLQRAGFIKAATEYLFEDISG, encoded by the coding sequence ATGACTCCTGAGCCAGCCCACTCGCCACATCTGCTAGTGTTTCGGGGTAGAGAAGTCTTTGCCCAGTATAATCCCGAACAAATTTCTATTTACCGTGATAATCCTCTAATTGAGGCACTGCCCCCTTTATTAACCGAAGAACAAGCCTTCATTTCGCTGTCTTTACTTCCCAGATATGATGCACAAGAGCGATTGCTACCTAATCACGAGCGTCTGCACTTAATTCAGGAGGTATTGCAATTTTTTCAACCTCTGCCAGTACACATAGATTTAGAACAGCGATTTGCTCGTCTAATTCGGAGTGGGTATCGCGCCCGCAACCCTGCTAGCCGTGAGTTCTTTCATGATATCAGCCAAAAGGTAGAAGCTCTTGTAACTAACCAAGTACCACCTAGTCGCTTACGCTCTACTGCCAATGGCTTTACCATAATTGGTATGAGTGGTGTAGGCAAGACAACAGCCGTTGAATCGGTTTTGCAACTCTACCCCCAAGTAATTAATCACAGTTATTACCGCAATCGTGACTTTACCCTAGGACAAATTGTCTGGCTAAAACTCGATTGCCCTTTTGATGGTTCTATCAAGGGATTGTGCTTGAACTTTTTTCAAGCAGTTGATGATCTCCTTGACACTTCTTACTACCAGCACTACGCCGGCAAGGGACGGCGAACTGTAGATGAGTTAATTCCAGCAATGGCGCGGGTTGCCTCACTTCATTGTTTAGGAGTGCTGGTAATTGATGAACTCCAGAATTTGAGCGAAGCCAAGAGCGGCGGACACAAGAAAATGCTCAACTTCTTCGTCGGATTAATCAACACAATTGGCTTACCCGTTGTTTTAGTTGGCACTTATAAGGCTTGGTCTGTTCTCAGTGGTGAGTTTCGGCAAATGCGCCGGGGAACAGGACAGGGTGATTTACTTTGGCATCCCATGCCGGAGAATGATACTTGGCAGTTCTTCATAGAATCTTTGTGGCGGTATCAATATACTCTTTACCCATGTCCACTCAACCCTCAACTGGCACATACTTTGTATTACGAAACACAAGGTATCACTGATTTTGCAATTAAGGTTTATATGTTGGCTCAAATTCGAGCTATTACTACTGGTAAGGAAAAGGTAACAGAAGCTATTATTCGTTCTGTTGCCAAAGATTGCCTGTGCTTGGCTGCTCCTGTCCTTTCTGCTCTCAAACGAGGAGATAAAGTGGAGTTGCAGAAGTTTGAGGATGTATATCTAGTTGATATCGAACCTTACTTTCAAGAAGCTGCTGAGAAATTAACGTTACAAGTTATCAATGGTAGTGTAAAAGAAAACACTCCTAATGAGTCTACTGTTGCTAATTCACAAGCTGACAGTTGCCCTAAAAAACCGCCACACGCTAAACCCTCAACATCTTTTGGTAGCCAGTCTGTGAAACCTGATGAATCAGGACTGCCGGAGATTGTAGCGTCAGGAGTCAAGCAGAAGGTTGGTGCTTACGAATCGTTACAACGAGCAGGATTCATTAAAGCGGCAACAGAGTATCTTTTCGAGGATATTTCTGGATGA
- a CDS encoding TnsD family Tn7-like transposition protein, giving the protein MIGLFPDPFRDELLYSMCGRYHDYMQYPSKNAVAIELQGYYAAKAVIDLPWNLDRLVAVLPKGHRYTVERLVNRHTLFPLYSPFFNPEEQNYRLQLMRNSGGSWFYQIFGLFKVAIPFPYSLRFCPLCAVEDEQEFGEPYWHRLHQAPGVEVCPTHQVFLVSSDLNPRRHQPVYEFVSANRVIQTIPSPTDVNLNNSSHQVLLTLATDSAWLLNQPYNSNCLESILKRYFYLISQKLGANKNRRDREMELLSLLKQHYCRDLLQQLKCPLELPNPQKSWLFKLLQPQSTCSPVHHLLFMQFLGWRAEAFFQIPLETTQ; this is encoded by the coding sequence ATGATTGGCTTATTTCCCGACCCTTTTAGAGATGAATTGCTCTACAGTATGTGCGGACGTTACCACGACTATATGCAGTATCCGAGTAAAAATGCTGTAGCCATTGAATTACAAGGTTATTATGCAGCAAAGGCGGTAATTGATTTACCCTGGAATCTCGATAGGCTAGTTGCGGTATTGCCTAAAGGACATCGTTATACCGTAGAGCGTTTGGTCAATCGCCATACTCTGTTTCCCCTGTACAGTCCTTTTTTTAACCCGGAAGAACAAAATTACCGCCTACAATTAATGAGAAATTCTGGGGGTTCATGGTTCTATCAAATCTTTGGATTGTTCAAGGTTGCTATTCCATTTCCTTATTCGCTAAGATTTTGTCCTTTGTGTGCTGTGGAGGATGAGCAAGAATTTGGCGAACCTTACTGGCATCGACTTCATCAAGCTCCTGGTGTAGAAGTCTGCCCCACTCACCAAGTATTTTTGGTATCTAGTGATCTTAATCCACGAAGGCATCAACCAGTCTATGAGTTTGTCTCTGCAAACAGGGTAATACAAACAATTCCCTCACCAACAGATGTTAATCTCAATAATTCTTCTCACCAAGTCTTGTTAACCCTTGCGACTGATAGTGCTTGGTTGCTGAATCAGCCCTATAACTCTAATTGCTTGGAATCGATATTAAAGCGATATTTTTATCTCATCTCTCAAAAACTTGGTGCTAACAAAAATCGCCGGGACAGGGAGATGGAGTTATTAAGTTTGCTTAAGCAGCACTACTGTAGAGATTTACTACAACAACTTAAATGTCCACTTGAACTGCCGAATCCTCAGAAAAGTTGGTTGTTTAAGTTACTGCAACCCCAAAGCACTTGTAGTCCTGTTCACCATCTGCTGTTTATGCAATTTTTGGGCTGGAGAGCCGAAGCATTTTTTCAAATTCCTCTGGAAACGACACAATAG
- a CDS encoding heteromeric transposase endonuclease subunit TnsA encodes MLVADIREQYPLLPLEETQEIAQQLNIRHPANPRTKDPIVMTTDFVVTVNQSIGVTEQARTVKPKEKLSSARVLEKLEIERLYWQGRGISWGIVTENEISKAFADNVAWIHPFRHPSSLSLTEIEIEQISYVLTQQVMQTDTPLAAITTDCDNQLGLPPGTSLCVARHLLASRHWIVDMNRAIQPREPLLLLKVSPQVSELQMGEVG; translated from the coding sequence GTGTTAGTCGCAGATATTCGAGAACAGTACCCATTACTGCCTTTAGAAGAGACACAAGAAATTGCCCAGCAATTGAATATCCGACACCCAGCCAATCCGCGAACAAAAGACCCAATCGTCATGACAACGGATTTTGTAGTGACAGTTAACCAATCAATAGGAGTCACAGAACAAGCTCGGACAGTAAAACCAAAAGAAAAATTGTCATCAGCACGAGTATTAGAAAAATTGGAGATAGAGCGTCTTTACTGGCAAGGACGAGGAATTAGCTGGGGAATTGTCACAGAAAATGAAATCAGTAAAGCATTTGCAGATAACGTCGCTTGGATACATCCATTTCGCCACCCCAGTAGCCTATCACTAACAGAAATAGAGATTGAGCAAATCAGCTATGTGCTAACTCAACAGGTGATGCAAACTGATACTCCATTAGCAGCAATTACTACTGATTGTGACAACCAATTGGGTTTACCACCAGGGACAAGCCTTTGTGTCGCTCGTCATTTGCTAGCGTCCCGACATTGGATAGTCGATATGAATAGAGCAATCCAGCCACGAGAGCCACTGCTGCTGTTAAAAGTGTCACCTCAAGTATCCGAATTACAAATGGGAGAAGTAGGATGA
- a CDS encoding Mu transposase C-terminal domain-containing protein, with the protein MSFGKNLLLEWLDDSKCNRIERILWLNLGNNDVVTIELNNTTALPMWQKCSEIEIALAANAVQILEVDPYVVWVQKEEEIDEKHKQHRDEAWQVIEPLIEKGEQIFIRTIRGRLVADTVVKTGRTSATIYNYLRRYWQGGQVKNALLPRFDQCGGSGKLRQNNHRKRGRPNKLTLGEQQAIGVNVDQQVREYFRRGIQLFYETRSGRTLKQSYQLTLEKFFHQGYETINGVLVPILPPAEELPTYAQFYYWYKKDRDLCRTLKSRVGEHRFNLRHRAVTGNATNIASGPGSLYQIDATIGDIYLVSSLDRNRLIGRPVIYLVVDVFSRLIVGFSVSLEGPSWLGAMLALENATANKVKFCQEYGIEITEAQWPSHHLPEAILADRGELLSNNANNLVNALGIRVDNTPPFRPDWKPIVERYFRLSNDKLIHWMPGAVHQTYERGDKDYRLDAVLDLNQFRKLMLLCILDHNNQHRLDTYPANEYMIADGVEPYPINLWHWGVQNQGCPRVMPREIVRLNLLPTDSASVTHQGIYYRGLFYTCELAVREQWFIKARLEGRWKLSIAYDPRQIDTIYLRNEGGKRMEVCHLLPVSKTFTGRDWHEATDYLALKQQRQQVAQTRSQRSQAVFHATVEEIVCEASTQTEAARCDLNPHKRVKNIRSSRQLERDHERLSGADYFRPEVSDNAQRVVPIVRDSQLEGEEQEYVPPPQPFDKLRRLREESWNNDS; encoded by the coding sequence ATGAGTTTCGGCAAAAATCTGCTACTAGAATGGCTAGACGACAGCAAATGCAATCGCATTGAAAGAATTTTGTGGTTGAATTTGGGCAACAATGATGTAGTTACCATTGAACTGAACAATACCACTGCACTCCCAATGTGGCAAAAATGTTCAGAGATAGAAATTGCCTTGGCAGCCAACGCCGTCCAGATTTTAGAAGTTGACCCGTATGTCGTATGGGTGCAAAAGGAAGAAGAGATTGATGAAAAGCATAAACAGCACCGCGATGAGGCTTGGCAAGTAATTGAGCCTCTGATTGAAAAAGGTGAGCAAATCTTCATTCGGACTATTCGCGGTCGGTTGGTTGCAGATACCGTTGTCAAGACAGGACGAACATCAGCAACTATTTACAACTACTTACGGCGTTATTGGCAAGGTGGACAAGTAAAAAATGCCTTACTTCCTCGCTTTGACCAATGCGGTGGTTCTGGGAAGTTGCGACAGAACAATCACCGTAAACGAGGTCGTCCAAACAAACTCACACTGGGAGAACAGCAAGCAATAGGTGTGAATGTTGACCAACAAGTCAGAGAATATTTTCGCCGAGGGATTCAACTGTTTTATGAAACCCGTAGTGGGAGAACACTCAAGCAAAGTTATCAACTAACCCTAGAAAAATTTTTTCATCAGGGATATGAAACGATTAACGGTGTGTTAGTGCCAATCTTACCGCCTGCCGAGGAACTGCCAACCTACGCTCAATTTTACTACTGGTACAAAAAAGACCGTGATTTATGCCGCACACTCAAATCTCGTGTCGGCGAACATCGATTTAATCTTCGTCATCGTGCTGTTACGGGAAATGCGACCAACATTGCCAGTGGCCCCGGCAGCTTGTATCAAATTGATGCGACTATTGGCGACATTTATTTAGTTAGTTCATTAGACCGAAATCGGCTCATCGGTCGCCCAGTGATTTATCTGGTAGTTGACGTTTTCAGCCGTTTAATTGTAGGTTTTAGCGTCAGCTTGGAAGGCCCTAGTTGGTTGGGAGCAATGTTAGCACTGGAAAATGCCACTGCAAATAAGGTGAAATTTTGCCAAGAATACGGCATTGAGATCACTGAGGCTCAGTGGCCTAGTCATCATCTACCAGAAGCTATCCTGGCTGACCGGGGAGAACTACTCAGTAACAATGCTAATAATCTAGTAAATGCTTTGGGTATTCGAGTAGACAATACTCCGCCCTTTCGCCCAGATTGGAAACCTATAGTCGAGCGTTACTTTCGACTCAGTAATGACAAGCTGATACATTGGATGCCTGGGGCTGTTCATCAAACTTACGAACGGGGTGACAAGGATTATCGATTAGATGCTGTTTTGGATCTTAACCAGTTTCGCAAGTTGATGCTGCTTTGTATCCTCGACCATAACAATCAACATCGATTGGATACTTATCCAGCAAATGAATATATGATTGCAGATGGTGTTGAACCATATCCGATTAACTTATGGCACTGGGGCGTTCAAAATCAAGGTTGTCCAAGGGTAATGCCAAGAGAAATTGTCAGGTTAAATTTATTACCAACTGACAGTGCCTCTGTCACCCATCAAGGAATTTACTATCGCGGTCTGTTTTATACTTGTGAACTGGCAGTGCGAGAGCAATGGTTTATCAAAGCCAGATTAGAAGGTAGATGGAAGCTCTCGATTGCTTATGACCCGCGCCAAATTGATACCATCTATTTACGTAATGAAGGTGGTAAACGGATGGAAGTCTGCCATCTTCTGCCCGTATCGAAGACTTTCACTGGACGGGATTGGCACGAAGCAACAGATTATTTGGCATTAAAACAACAACGTCAACAAGTTGCTCAAACCCGCAGTCAAAGGAGTCAAGCGGTTTTCCATGCTACTGTCGAGGAAATTGTTTGTGAAGCTAGCACTCAAACTGAGGCGGCACGTTGTGACCTGAATCCTCACAAGCGGGTGAAAAATATTCGCTCGTCACGGCAACTGGAGCGTGACCATGAGCGGCTAAGTGGAGCAGACTACTTTAGACCAGAAGTATCTGACAACGCCCAAAGAGTCGTACCCATAGTTAGAGATAGTCAACTTGAGGGTGAAGAACAGGAGTATGTTCCACCCCCACAACCCTTTGATAAATTGCGTCGGTTACGTGAGGAGAGTTGGAATAATGACTCCTGA